A genomic stretch from Eriocheir sinensis breed Jianghai 21 chromosome 31, ASM2467909v1, whole genome shotgun sequence includes:
- the LOC127005848 gene encoding uncharacterized PE-PGRS family protein PE_PGRS54-like isoform X18 gives MGACTRILPHLALALMLAVIVVPQRSQARTSLKDLSSRVCHSLTCGASDAFYPHPSYCTHYVHCISGTPYVKRCPSNLHFNAARGSCDIPREAHCVPFKRSCELQVPFVADGPTDGQVTCDCGGTCTKAHPYRCDAYYHCDAMGVEHLTECPSGLMFNSRVEQCDVPENTQCPQSPSCSCDNCRYPTSDHCSTFWQCENGKAVKHYCSSGLLFNRDTSQCDLAINVECSAGAWQSGSFVETVCVDHRKDCEVFVKEGGCVCNDDVCDWQTFVLQNCPKSCGKCKGEKTMKKRIFSLPSDGGNARKKSKESGSKEHGHGHGSKESGSKESGNKGSGSKESGSKESGNKGSGSKESGSKESGNKGSGSKESGSKESGNKGSGSKESGNKGSGSKESGNKGSGSKESGSKESGNKGSGSKESGSKESGNKGSGSKESGSKESGSKESGNKGSGSKESGNKDSGSKESGNKDSGSKESGSKETVEVDGNISGESCEGGDGGGGNGNNSTEGDGGDNVDVGSGGDGGNGGDGGNGGDVGGDGGSGGGHVVDGCVINCILGKYLPHPINCRKFIYCAPSGPEEVSCAPFNVWDQEELACTNERLTPCVTGSYITTEGKPCGSGGDGGDVGSDDDGDSGGDGDSGGDGDSSGDGDSSGDGDSSGDGGDAGSGGDGDSGDAGSGGDGGDGGIGGDGGSGGDHIVDGCIIPCSLGKYLPHPTDCHKFIQCAPYGPEEMPCAPGTIWEQGKLTCNHEGLTPCVTGAYLTPEGKTCGGDGGDAGSGGDGGSGGNGSSGGDGGSGGDGGDAGSGGDGDGDGSSGNSGGDGGSGGGHVIDGCVISCTLGKYLPHPTDCRKFIQCAPYGPEEMPCAPGTIWEQGKLTCNHEGLTPCVTGAYLTPEGKICGGDGGDGGDGSGGDGGDAGSGGDGGDGGSGGDGGSGGDGGDAGSGGDGGGDGGHVVDGCVINCTLGKYLPHPTDCRKFIQCAPYGPEEMPCAPGTIWEQGKLTCNHEGSTPCVTGAYLTPEGKTCGGDGGDGGDGSDGGSGGDGGDAGSGGDGGDAGSGGDGGDAGSGGDGGDGGSGGDGGGDGSGGNGGGDGGSGGGHVIDGCVINCTLGKYLPHPTDCRKFIQCAPYGPEEMPCAPGTIWEQGKLTCNHEGSTPCVTGAYLTPEGKICGGDGEDGGDGSDGGDAGSGGDSGDAGSGGDGGDGGSGGDGGDGGSGGDGGDAGSGGDGGGDGGHVVDGCVINCTLGKYLPHPTDCRKFIQCAPYGPEEMPCAPGTIWEQGKLTCNHEGSTPCVTGAYLTPEGKTCGGDGGDGGDGSDGGSGGDGGDAGSGGDGGDAGSGGDGGDAGSGGDGGDGGSGGDGGSGGDGGSGGDAGSGGDGGSGGDGGGDGGHVVDGCVINCTLGKYLPHPTDCRKFIQCAPYGPEEMPCAPGTIWEQGKLTCNHEGSTPCVTGAYLTPEGKICGGDGGDGGDGSDGGDAGSGGDGGNAGSGGDGGDAGSGGDGGDGGSGGDGGSGGDGGDAGSGGDGGGDGGHVVDGCVINCTLGKYLPHPTDCRKFIQCAPYGPEEMPCAPGTIWEQGKLTCNHEGSTPCVTGAYLTPEGKTCGGDGGDGGDGSDGGSGGDGGDVGSGGDGGDAGSGGDGGDAGSGGDGGDGGSGGDGGSGGDGGSGGDGGSGGDGGDAGSGGDGGGDSGHVVDGCVINCTLGKYLPHPTDCRKFIQCAPYGPEEMPCAPGTIWEQGKLTCNHEGSTPCVTGAYLTPEGKTCGGDGGDAGSGGDGGDAGSGGDGGDAGSGGDGGDAGSGGDGGDAGSGGDGGDAGSGGDGGDAGSGGDGGDAGSGGDGGDAGSGGDGGDAGSGGDGGDAGSGGDGGDAGSGGDGGDSGSGGDGGDAGSGGDGGDAGSGGDGGDAGSGGDGGDAGSGGDGGDAGSGGDGGDAGSGGDGGDAGSGGDGGDAGSGGDGGDAGSGGDGGDAGSGGDGGDSGSGDGGDAGSGGDGGDAGSGGDGGDAGSGGDGGDAGSGGDGGDSGSGDGGDGACEDAQYDCIFWAANNDCNCKPTDGDCSWQTYVAAACPKSCGSCEPQVGGDGDEVCEDNVSDCRFWAANKDCNCKPTDGDCSWQKYVADNCPKSCGTCNTSGDGGNGGEDGGSGGDGGDSGSGGDGGDGGSGGDGGSGGDGGDAGSGGDGGDAGSGGDGGDAGSGGDGGDAGSGGDGGDAGSGGDGGDAGSGGDGGDAGSGGDGGDAGSGGDGGDAGSGGDGGDAGSGGDGGDAGSGGDGGDAGSGGDGGDAGSGGDGGDTGSGGDGGDAGSGGDGGDAGSGGDGGDAGSGGDGGDAGSGGDGGDAGSGGDGGDAGSGGDGGSGGDHIVDGCIIPCSLGKYLPHPTDCRKFIQCAPYGPEEMPCAPGTIWEQGKLTCNHEGSTPCVTGAYLTPEGKTCGGDGGSGGDGGDAGSGGDGGDAGSGGDGGDAGSGGDGGDAGSGGDGGDAGSGGDGGDAGSGGDGGDAGSGGDGGDAGSGGDGGDGGSGGDGGDESVEDCELSCPKSEGIFPHPRDCRKWIRCLHGKPYVKECPFHLQFNPVLRVCDWPQHAKCVASSNADCGVPEPVVPTEPPNVKPDICDCECCLRPHPEDCTAYYYCEPGSNAEFHTCSEGLVFNPQLSQCVIQDQYPQCQPEKPPTCDPTCECLYPAEACTEYYKCNGDGVPVKFECFGGLYFNDEKHSCDLPKNVSCELRRKRTYNPEPQKYISAEECKTRKGFFAKRGDPSGYFMCSNGIAFSLRCPDGAVFSSAVGRCILRK, from the exons CGTCGACCATCGAAAGGACTGTGAAGTATTCGTGAAGGAAGGAGGCTGTGTCTGCAACGATGACGTCTGTGACTGGCAGACCTTCGTCCTTCAAAACTGTCCCAAGTCGTGCGGCAAATGCAAGGGagaaaagacaatgaagaagagaatattttccctcccttctgatGGAGGAAACGCCCGCAAGAAGTCCAAGGAGTCGGGGAGCAAAGAACATGGACACGGACACGGCAGCAAGGAGTCAGGAAGCAAGGAGTCAGGCAACAAGGGTTCAGGCAGCAAGGAGTCAGGAAGCAAAGAATCTGGCAACAAGGGTTCAGGCAGCAAGGAGTCAGGAAGCAAGGAGTCAGGCAACAAGGGTTCAGGCAGCAAGGAGTCAGGCAGCAAGGAGTCAGGCAACAAGGGTTCAGGCAGCAAGGAGTCAGGCAACAAGGGTTCAGGCAGCAAGGAGTCAG GCAACAAGGGTTCAGGCAGCAAGGAGTCAG GAAGCAAGGAGTCAGGCAACAAGGGTTCAGGCAGCAAGGAGTCAGGAAGCAAGGAGTCAGGCAACAAGGGTTCAGGCAGCAAGGAGTCAGGCAGCAAGGAGTCAGGAAGCAAGGAGTCAGGCAACAAGGGTTCAGGCAGCAAGGAGTCAGGCAACAAGGACTCGGGCAGCAAGGAGTCAGGCAACAAGGACTCGGGCAGCAAGGAGTCAGGCAGTAAAGAGACTGTCGAAGTTGATGGCAACATTAGCGGTGAAAGCTGTgaaggtggagatggtggtggaggaaatgGGAACAACAGCACCGAAGGAGACGGTGGTGATAATGTTGATGTCGGCAGTGGAGGAGATGGCGGCAACGGTGGTGATGGAGGCaacggtggtgatgttggtggagaCGGCGGCTCAGGTGGCGGCCACGTCGTCGACGGTTGCGTCATTAACTGCATTCTCGGCAAGTACCTGCCTCACCCAATTAACTGCCGCAAGTTCATCTACTGCGCGCCCTCGGGCCCCGAGGAGGTATCCTGCGCGCCATTTAACGTTTGGGATCAAGAAGAGTTGGCATGCACCAACGAGCGTTTGACCCCCTGCGTCACTGGCTCCTACATCACCACCGAGGGCAAACCATGCGGTAGCGGGGGTGATGGAGGTGACGTCGGCAGCGATGACGATggagacagtggtggtgatggagacagCGGTGGTGATGGAGACAGCAGTGGTGATGGAGACAGCAGTGGTGATGGAGACagcagtggtgatggaggtgacgcAGGAAGCGGTGGTGATGGAGACAGTGGTGATGCCggcagcggtggtgatggaggtgacggCGGCATCGGTGGTGACGGAGGCTCAGGCGGCGACCACATCGTTGATGGCTGCATCATTCCTTGTTCCCTCGGCAAGTACCTGCCTCACCCGACTGACTGCCATAAGTTCATCCAGTGCGCGCCCTACGGCCCCGAAGAGATGCCCTGTGCACCCGGCACTATCTGGGAACAAGGAAAGCTGACCTGCAACCACGAGGGCTTGACCCCCTGCGTCACTGGCGCCTACCTCACCCCCGAGGGCAAGAcctgtggtggtgacggtggtgacgctggcagtggtggtgatgggggcagCGGTGGTAATGGAAgcagcggtggtgatggaggcagcggtggtgatggaggtgatgccggcagcggtggtgatggtgatggagacgGCAgcagtggtaatagtggtggagACGGCGGCTCAGGCGGCGGCCACGTCATCGACGGTTGCGTCATCAGCTGCACCCTCGGCAAGTACCTGCCTCACCCGACTGACTGCCGCAAGTTCATCCAGTGCGCGCCCTACGGCCCCGAAGAGATGCCCTGTGCGCCCGGCACTATCTGGGAACAAGGAAAGCTGACCTGCAACCACGAGGGCTTGACCCCCTGCGTCACTGGCGCCTACCTCACCCCCGAGGGCAAAAtctgtggtggtgacggtggagacggaggagacggcagtggaggtgacggtggtgacgcaggcagtggaggtgatggaggtgatggcggcagcggtggtgatggaggcagcggtggtgatggaggtgatgccggcagcggtggtgatggtggtggagacggCGGCCACGTCGTCGACGGCTGCGTCATCAACTGCACCCTCGGCAAGTACCTGCCTCACCCGACTGACTGTCGCAAGTTCATCCAGTGCGCGCCCTACGGCCCCGAAGAGATGCCCTGTGCGCCCGGCACTATCTGGGAACAAGGAAAGCTGACCTGCAACCACGAGGGCTCAACCCCCTGCGTCACTGGCGCCTACCTCACCCCCGAGGGCAAGAcctgtggtggtgacggtggtgacggaG gagacgGCAGTgacggaggaagtggtggtgacggaggtgatGCCGGcagtggaggtgacggtggtgacgcaggcagtggaggtgatggaggtgatgccggcagcggtggtgatggag gtgacggcggcagcggtggtgatggtggtggagacggcagcggtggtaatggtggtggagacGGCGGCTCAGGCGGCGGCCACGTCATCGACGGCTGCGTCATCAACTGCACCCTCGGCAAGTACCTGCCTCACCCGACTGACTGCCGCAAGTTCATCCAGTGCGCGCCCTACGGCCCCGAAGAGATGCCCTGTGCGCCCGGCACTATCTGGGAACAAGGAAAGCTGACCTGCAACCACGAGGGCTCAACCCCCTGCGTCACTGGCGCCTATCTCACCCCCGAGGGCAAAAtctgtggtggtgacggtgaagaCGGAGGAGACGGCAGTGACGGAGGTGATGCCGGCAGTGGAGGTGACAGTGGTGACGCAGgcagtggaggtgatggaggtgatggcggcagcggtggtgatggtggtgatggaggcagcggtggtgatggaggtgatgccggcagcggtggtgatggtggtggagacggCGGCCACGTCGTCGACGGCTGCGTCATCAACTGCACCCTCGGCAAGTACCTGCCTCACCCGACTGACTGCCGTAAGTTCATCCAGTGCGCGCCCTACGGCCCCGAAGAGATGCCCTGTGCGCCCGGCACTATCTGGGAACAAGGAAAGCTGACCTGCAACCACGAGGGCTCAACCCCCTGCGTCACTGGCGCCTACCTCACCCCCGAGGGCAAGAcctgtggtggtgacggtggagaCGGAGGAGACGGCAGTgacggaggaagtggtggtgacggaggtgatGCCGGcagtggaggtgacggtggtgacgcaggcagtggaggtgatggaggtgatgccggtagcggtggtgatggaggtgatggcggcagcggtggtgatggaggcagtggAGGTGATGGCGGCAGCGGTGGTGACGCAGGCAGTGGAGGTGAtggcggcagcggtggtgatggtggtggagacggCGGCCACGTCGTCGACGGCTGCGTCATCAACTGCACCCTCGGCAAGTACCTGCCTCACCCGACTGACTGCCGTAAGTTCATCCAGTGCGCGCCCTACGGCCCCGAAGAGATGCCCTGTGCGCCCGGCACTATCTGGGAACAAGGAAAGCTGACCTGCAACCACGAGGGCTCAACCCCCTGCGTCACTGGCGCCTACCTCACCCCCGAGGGCAAAAtctgtggtggtgacggtggagaCGGAGGAGACGGCAGTGACGGAGGTGATGCCGGcagtggaggtgacggtggtaaCGCAGgcagtggaggtgatggaggtgatgccggcagtggtggtgatggaggtgatggaggcagcggtggtgatggag gcagcggtggtgatggaggtgatgccggcagcggtggtgatggtggtggagacggCGGCCACGTCGTCGACGGCTGCGTCATCAACTGCACCCTCGGCAAGTACCTGCCTCACCCGACTGACTGCCGCAAGTTCATCCAGTGCGCGCCCTACGGCCCCGAAGAGATGCCCTGTGCGCCCGGCACTATCTGGGAACAAGGAAAGCTGACCTGCAACCACGAGGGCTCAACCCCCTGCGTCACTGGCGCCTACCTCACCCCCGAAGGCAAGAcctgtggtggtgacggtggagaCGGAGGAGACGGCAGTgacggaggaagtggtggtgacggaggtgatGTCGGcagtggaggtgacggtggtgacgcaggcagtggaggtgatggaggtgatgccggcagcggtggtgatggaggtgatggcggcagcggtggtgatggaggcagtggaggtgatggcggcagcggtggtgatggaggcagcggtggtgatggaggtgatgccggcagcggtggtgatggtggtggagacagCGGCCACGTCGTCGACGGCTGCGTCATCAACTGCACCCTCGGCAAGTACCTGCCTCACCCGACTGACTGCCGCAAGTTCATCCAGTGTGCGCCCTACGGCCCCGAAGAGATGCCCTGTGCGCCCGGCACTATCTGGGAACAAGGAAAGCTGACCTGCAACCACGAGGGCTCAACCCCCTGCGTCACTGGCGCCTACCTCACCCCCGAGGGCAAAACctgtggtggtgacggaggtgacgctggcagtggtggtgatggtggagacgcaggcagtggcggtgatggtggagacgcaggcagtggcggtgatggtggagacgcaggcagtggcggtgatggtggagacgcaggcagtggcggtgatggtggagacgcaggcagtggtggtgatggtggagacgcaggcagtggcggtgatggtggagacgcaggcagtggcggtgatggtggagacgcaggcagtggcggtgatggtggagacgcaggcagtggcggtgatggtggagacgcaggcagtggcggtgatggtggagacgcaggcagcggcggtgatggtggagactcaggcagtggcggtgatggtggagacgcaggcagtggcggtgatggtggagacgcaggcagtggcggtgatggtggagacgcaggcagtggcggtgatggtggagacgcaggcagtggcggtgatggtggagacgcaggcagtggcggtgatggtggagacgcag gcagtggcggtgatggtggagacgcaggcagtggcggtgatggtggagacgcaggcagtggcggtgatggtggagacgcaggcagtggtggtgatggtggagacgcaggcagcggcggtgatggtggagacTCAGGCAGCGGCGATGGTGGAGACGCAggcagtggcggtgatggtggagacgcaggcagtggcggtgatggtggagacgcaggcagtggtggtgatggtggagacgcaggcagcggcggtgatggtggagacTCAGGCAGTGGCGATGGTGGAGATGGTGCATGCGAAGACGCGCAATATGACTGCATCTTCTGGGCAGCTAATAATGATTGTAACTGCAAGCCGACAGATGGTGATTGCTCATGGCAAACCTATGTGGCTGCAGCTTGCCCCAAGAGCTGCGGATCTTGTGAACCACAAGTGGGCGGCGATGGAGATGAAGTTTGCGAAGACAATGTATCTGACTGCCGATTCTGGGCCGCAAATAAGGATTGCAACTGCAAACCAACTGATGGGGATTGCTCCTGGCAAAAATATGTTGCAGACAATTGCCCGAAAAGCTGTGGAACGTGTAACACATCTGGTGACGGTGGCAATGGCGGTGAAGACGGCGGcagcggtggtgacggtggtgattcTGGcagcggtggtgacggtggtgatggtggaagtggtggtgatggaggcagcggtggtgatggaggtgacgccggcagtggtggtgatggtggtgacgccggcagcggtggtgatggaggtgacgccggcagcggtggtgatggaggtgacgccggcagcggtggtgatggcggtgacgccggtagcggtggtgatggcggtgacgccggcagtggtggtgatggcggtgacgcCGGCAGTGGTGGCGATGGCGGTGACGCCggcagcggtggtgatggcggtgacgccggcagcggtggtgatggcggtgacgccggcagcggtggtgatggcggtgacgccggcagtggtggtgatggcggtgacgccggcagtggtggtgatggcggtgacgccggcagcggtggtgatggcggtgacaccggcagtggtggtgatggcggtgacgccggcagcggtggtgatggtggtgacgccggcagcggtggtgatggaggtgacgccggcagcggtggtgatggcggtgacgccggcagcggtggtgatggcggtgacgccggcagcggtggtgatggcggtgacgcCGGCAGCGGTGGTGACGGAGGCTCAGGCGGCGACCACATCGTTGATGGCTGCATTATTCCTTGTTCCCTCGGCAAGTACCTGCCTCATCCGACAGACTGCCGCAAGTTCATCCAGTGCGCGCCCTACGGCCCCGAAGAGATGCCCTGTGCGCCCGGCACTATCTGGGAACAAGGAAAGCTGACCTGCAACCACGAGGGCTCGACCCCCTGCGTCACTGGCGCCTACCTCACCCCCGAGGGCAAGACCTGTGGTGGCgatggaggaagtggtggtgacggaggtgacgccggcagcggtggtgatggaggtgatgccggcagtggtggtgatggaggtgacgctggcagtggtggtgatggaggtgacgccggaagtggtggtgatggtggtgacgccggcagtggtggtgatggaggtgatgctggcagcggtggtgatggaggtgacgctggcagtggtggtgatggaggtgacgcCGGCagcggtggtgacggcggtgacgGAGGCAGCGGTGGTGACGGAGGTGATGAAAGCGTTGAGGACTGTGAACTGTCGTGCCCGAAGAGCGAAGGAATATTCCCTCACCCTCGTGACTGCAGGAAGTGGATACGTTGCCTGCACGGGAAGCCTTACGTGAAGGAGTGTCCCTTCCACCTGCAGTTCAACCCTGTGCTCCGAGTGTGTGACTGGCCCCAGCACGCCAAATGTGTAGCTTCCAGTAATGCGGATTGTGGCGTTCCCGAACCTGTCGTTCCAACGGAGCCGCCCAATGTCAAGCCCGATATCTGCGACTGCGAGTGTTGCCTGCGACCTCACCCTGAAGACTGCACGGCCTATTACTACTGTGAG CCTGGCTCCAACGCCGAGTTCCACACCTGCTCGGAGGGGCTCGTGTTCAACCCCCAGCTGAGCCAGTGCGTCATCCAGGACCAGTACCCGCAGTGCCAGCCCGAGAAGCCCCCGACGTGCGATCCCACCTGTGAATGTCTCTATCCGGCAGAGGCCTGCACCGAGTACTACAAGT GCAACGGTGACGGCGTTCCCGTGAAGTTCGAGTGTTTTGGTGGCCTTTACTTCAACGACGAGAAGCACTCCTGCGACCTCCCGAAGAACGTGTCCTGCGAGCTGCGTCGGAAGAGGACGTACAATCCAGAGCCGCAGAAGTACATAAGCG CCGAGGAGTGCAAGACCCGCAAAGGATTCTTCGCCAAGAGAGGGGATCCTTCGGGCTACTTCATGTGCAGCAACGGCATCGCCTTCTCTCTGCGGTGTCCTGACGGCGCAGTGTTCAGCTCCGCGGTCGGCAGATGTATCCTCAGAAAGTAA